One segment of Xanthomonas oryzae pv. oryzae DNA contains the following:
- a CDS encoding YerC/YecD family TrpR-related protein, giving the protein MKQRPALRESTDVAASLTRLADALACLNAPGAVEAFLRDLCTPAELEAMADRWRVVPLLVKGVPYREIHELTQVSVTTIGRVARTLDHGAGGYAAALREQSSRPDQSH; this is encoded by the coding sequence ATGAAACAACGACCTGCCCTCCGCGAAAGTACCGACGTCGCCGCCTCGCTCACGAGGCTGGCGGACGCGCTCGCCTGCCTGAACGCGCCCGGCGCGGTCGAGGCCTTCCTGCGCGATCTGTGTACGCCCGCCGAGCTGGAAGCCATGGCCGACCGCTGGCGGGTGGTGCCGCTGCTGGTCAAGGGCGTGCCGTACCGCGAAATCCACGAGCTGACCCAGGTCAGCGTGACCACCATCGGGCGCGTTGCGCGCACCCTGGACCACGGCGCCGGCGGCTATGCCGCGGCCCTGCGCGAACAGTCGTCGCGCCCTGACCAATCCCACTGA
- the hisC gene encoding histidinol-phosphate transaminase has translation MSTSSILHLVREDLRAFAGYSSARTSALQGDVWLNANESAWGNPADPSASTRRYPDPQPQGLSSALAALYGCAPEQLLIGRGSDEAIDLLVRGLCVPERDAVLVTPPVFGMYAVCARLQNAPLVDVPLVDGPDGFHADIPAIVAAALASNAKLVFLCSPSNPAGSAIALDQIEPALQALQGKALVVVDEAYGEFSEVPSAVGLLARYDNLAVLRTLSKAHALAAARIGTLIANAELIAVLRRCQAPYPVPTPCAAMAEQALSAPALEVTRRRIAEVRSERARVHKALVQLPGVRQVYPSQGNFLLVRFDDAEAAFQALLEAGVVVRDQRAVPRLSDALRITLGTHEQNERVLSALQRTQEAAA, from the coding sequence ATGAGCACGTCATCTATTCTGCATCTCGTGCGCGAAGATCTGCGCGCGTTCGCAGGATATTCGTCGGCGCGCACCAGCGCATTGCAGGGCGATGTGTGGCTCAACGCCAACGAGTCGGCCTGGGGTAATCCGGCCGACCCAAGCGCCAGCACGCGGCGCTATCCCGACCCGCAACCGCAAGGCCTGAGCAGCGCGCTTGCGGCGCTGTACGGCTGCGCGCCGGAACAGCTGTTGATTGGCCGCGGCAGCGACGAGGCGATCGATCTGCTGGTGCGTGGCCTGTGCGTGCCAGAGCGCGATGCGGTGCTGGTGACGCCACCGGTCTTCGGCATGTACGCCGTATGCGCGCGATTGCAGAACGCGCCGTTGGTGGACGTGCCGCTGGTCGATGGGCCCGATGGTTTCCATGCGGATATCCCGGCAATTGTGGCAGCGGCCTTGGCGTCGAACGCCAAGCTGGTGTTTCTATGCTCGCCTTCTAATCCTGCCGGTTCGGCGATCGCACTGGACCAGATCGAACCTGCGTTGCAGGCATTGCAGGGCAAGGCGCTGGTGGTGGTGGACGAGGCCTACGGCGAATTCTCCGAGGTGCCGTCGGCAGTCGGTCTGCTGGCACGCTACGACAATCTCGCGGTGCTGCGCACGCTCTCCAAGGCGCATGCCTTGGCGGCTGCGCGGATCGGCACGTTGATTGCCAATGCCGAGCTGATCGCCGTGTTGCGCCGCTGCCAGGCGCCATATCCGGTGCCGACGCCGTGCGCGGCGATGGCCGAGCAGGCCCTGTCTGCGCCGGCGCTGGAGGTTACCCGCCGCCGTATCGCCGAGGTGCGGAGTGAACGCGCGCGCGTGCACAAAGCGCTTGTGCAACTGCCTGGTGTACGGCAGGTGTATCCCTCGCAAGGCAACTTCCTGCTGGTGCGTTTTGATGATGCCGAGGCGGCATTCCAGGCCCTGCTGGAGGCTGGCGTGGTGGTGCGCGATCAACGCGCAGTCCCGCGCCTGTCCGACGCCTTGCGCATCACCTTGGGCACGCATGAACAGAACGAGCGCGTACTGAGCGCGCTGCAACGCACGCAGGAGGCCGCCGCATGA
- the hisD gene encoding histidinol dehydrogenase, protein MKILDWSQLDVAARTDALTRPVQTVAAQTRNAVAALIADVRTRGDAALREITARFDGVSLERFAVSEAEFAAAEAAVAPELRQAMQDAVARIDTFHRAGMSEGYAVETAPGVVCEKIVRPIGRVGLYVPAGSAPLPSTALMLGVPARLAGCRAVVLCTPPRKDGSVDPAVLVAAWLTGVRRVFKLGGAQAIAAMAYGTESVPSCDKLFGPGNSYVTEAKQQVAQSGAAAIDMPAGPSEVLVIADAGAQAAFVAADLLSQAEHGADSQVLLLSDSDVLIDAVQAQLEIQLAHLSRADIARQALAQSRLIKVQTLDEAFAISNRYAPEHLILALREPRAWLAQVEAAGSVFLGDYTPEALGDYCSGTNHVLPTSGAARAYSGVSVASFQNMFSVQAASKAGIAGIGECALILARAEGLDAHANAVALRMGVAA, encoded by the coding sequence ATGAAGATTCTCGATTGGTCACAACTCGATGTCGCCGCACGGACCGATGCGTTGACTCGCCCGGTGCAGACCGTGGCCGCACAGACGCGCAATGCGGTCGCCGCGTTGATTGCCGACGTGCGCACGCGCGGCGATGCGGCATTGCGCGAGATCACCGCGCGCTTCGATGGCGTGTCGCTGGAGCGCTTCGCAGTGAGCGAAGCCGAATTCGCCGCCGCCGAAGCGGCCGTTGCGCCGGAACTGCGCCAGGCCATGCAGGATGCCGTGGCACGCATCGACACCTTCCACCGCGCTGGCATGAGCGAAGGTTATGCGGTGGAAACCGCGCCGGGTGTGGTGTGCGAAAAGATCGTGCGGCCGATCGGCCGTGTGGGCCTGTACGTGCCGGCCGGCAGCGCGCCGTTGCCGTCGACGGCCTTGATGTTGGGCGTTCCGGCGCGTCTGGCCGGTTGCCGCGCGGTGGTGTTGTGTACGCCGCCGCGCAAGGACGGTAGCGTGGATCCGGCAGTGCTGGTCGCGGCGTGGCTCACCGGCGTGCGCCGTGTGTTCAAGCTCGGCGGTGCGCAGGCGATTGCGGCGATGGCGTATGGCACCGAGTCGGTGCCCAGCTGCGACAAGTTGTTCGGCCCGGGCAACAGCTATGTCACCGAAGCCAAGCAGCAGGTGGCGCAGTCCGGTGCGGCGGCGATCGACATGCCGGCCGGCCCGTCCGAAGTCTTGGTGATCGCCGATGCCGGCGCGCAAGCGGCGTTCGTGGCTGCCGACCTGCTATCGCAGGCCGAACACGGCGCGGATTCGCAGGTGTTGTTGCTGTCCGACAGCGACGTGTTGATCGATGCGGTGCAGGCGCAGCTGGAGATACAGCTGGCGCATCTCTCACGTGCCGACATCGCGCGTCAGGCGCTGGCGCAATCGCGCTTGATCAAGGTGCAGACGCTGGATGAGGCGTTTGCGATCAGCAACCGCTATGCGCCGGAGCATCTGATTCTTGCGCTGCGCGAACCGCGCGCGTGGCTGGCGCAAGTCGAGGCAGCCGGCTCGGTATTTCTCGGCGATTACACACCCGAAGCACTCGGCGATTATTGCAGTGGCACCAACCACGTGTTGCCGACCAGCGGTGCGGCGCGCGCGTATAGCGGCGTCAGCGTGGCCAGTTTCCAGAACATGTTCAGCGTGCAGGCGGCCAGCAAGGCCGGCATCGCTGGCATTGGTGAATGCGCGTTGATACTCGCGCGCGCAGAAGGCTTGGACGCGCATGCCAATGCAGTAGCACTGCGCATGGGAGTGGCAGCATGA
- a CDS encoding murein L,D-transpeptidase catalytic domain family protein, with the protein MSYRMIAAAAALCGVATAGSASAADALSASPLSPLGAPRTGLVEALARQAPALDRQVLAMATEALQCARKRQQVSAERVLSVIDYSRPSTERRLWVFDLDKQRLLFREWVAHGRNTGENLAAKFSNNDGSFQSSLGAFTAQESYTGQNGYSLRLKGLEPGFNDHARDRAIVIHGAPYVSEAIIRTQGRLGRSLGCPAVRPAVAKQLIDTLRDGAFVFAYYPDRAWLRQSRLLSSRCGGAAARAVAGR; encoded by the coding sequence ATGTCGTATCGAATGATCGCTGCTGCCGCCGCATTATGCGGGGTGGCAACGGCTGGTTCGGCCAGTGCCGCCGATGCCTTGTCTGCGTCTCCGCTGTCGCCGCTGGGCGCGCCGCGTACCGGTCTGGTCGAGGCGTTGGCGCGCCAGGCGCCGGCGCTGGACCGTCAAGTGCTGGCCATGGCGACCGAGGCCCTGCAATGCGCCCGGAAGCGTCAGCAGGTCAGTGCCGAGCGCGTGCTCAGCGTCATCGACTACAGCCGCCCCTCGACCGAGCGCCGCTTATGGGTGTTCGATCTGGACAAGCAGCGCCTGTTGTTTCGGGAATGGGTCGCGCATGGCCGCAATACTGGCGAAAACCTGGCGGCGAAGTTTTCCAATAACGATGGCAGCTTCCAGTCCAGCCTGGGCGCCTTCACCGCGCAGGAGTCGTACACCGGGCAAAACGGCTACTCGTTACGACTCAAGGGCCTGGAGCCGGGGTTCAACGACCACGCGCGCGACCGCGCCATCGTGATCCACGGCGCGCCCTATGTCAGCGAAGCCATCATCCGCACCCAGGGCCGGCTCGGCCGCAGCCTGGGTTGTCCGGCCGTGCGGCCAGCGGTGGCCAAGCAGTTGATCGACACCTTGCGCGACGGTGCGTTCGTATTCGCCTACTACCCGGACCGGGCCTGGCTGCGCCAATCGCGGCTGCTGAGCAGTCGCTGTGGCGGTGCGGCAGCGCGTGCAGTGGCCGGGCGCTGA
- the hisB gene encoding bifunctional histidinol-phosphatase/imidazoleglycerol-phosphate dehydratase HisB — translation MTPILFVDRDGTLITEPADYQIDAYEKLRFVDHVIPAMLKLRDAGYQFVIVSNQDGLGSESFPRASFDGPNNLMLQIFASQGIEFREVLIDCSWPSDNAPTRKPGVGLMVPYLQDRTIDWARSAMVGDRITDIQFAQNLNIRGFQLRTDEFGGEWDWPGIAHELADAPRRAVVQRNTKETRIRVELDLDRVAEPKTATGLPFFDHMLEQIGKHGGFALDIRAEGDLHIDEHHTIEDTGLALGQALREALGDKRGIGRYGFDPESSPWQVAGDTAQHGFTLPMDETIASAALDFSGRPYFVFDGQFKRDRLGDMPTELVPHFFRSICDASGVNLHLTVRGENDHHKVEACFKALARALRQAIRREGSALPTTKGAL, via the coding sequence ATGACCCCGATTCTCTTCGTCGACCGTGATGGCACGCTGATCACCGAGCCGGCCGACTACCAGATCGATGCGTACGAGAAACTACGCTTCGTCGATCACGTGATTCCGGCGATGCTCAAGCTGCGTGATGCCGGCTACCAGTTCGTCATCGTCAGCAACCAGGATGGGCTGGGCAGCGAGAGCTTCCCGCGCGCCTCCTTCGACGGCCCGAACAACCTGATGCTGCAGATCTTCGCCAGCCAGGGCATCGAATTCCGCGAAGTGCTGATCGATTGCAGCTGGCCATCCGACAACGCACCCACACGCAAGCCCGGCGTCGGCTTGATGGTGCCCTATTTGCAGGACCGCACTATCGACTGGGCGCGCTCGGCGATGGTGGGCGACCGCATCACCGACATCCAGTTCGCGCAGAACCTCAATATCCGCGGGTTTCAGCTGCGCACTGACGAATTCGGCGGCGAGTGGGACTGGCCCGGCATCGCCCACGAATTGGCCGATGCGCCACGCCGTGCGGTGGTCCAGCGCAATACCAAGGAAACCAGGATCCGCGTCGAACTGGATCTGGATCGTGTCGCCGAGCCCAAGACCGCCACCGGCTTGCCGTTCTTCGACCACATGCTGGAACAGATCGGCAAACACGGCGGCTTTGCGCTGGACATCCGTGCCGAAGGCGACCTGCATATCGATGAGCACCACACCATCGAAGACACCGGCCTTGCGCTGGGTCAGGCCCTGCGCGAAGCGCTGGGCGACAAGCGCGGCATCGGCCGCTATGGGTTCGATCCGGAAAGCAGCCCGTGGCAGGTTGCCGGCGACACCGCGCAACATGGTTTCACGTTGCCGATGGACGAAACCATCGCCAGTGCTGCGCTGGATTTCAGCGGCCGGCCGTATTTCGTGTTCGACGGCCAGTTCAAGCGCGATCGCTTGGGCGACATGCCGACCGAGCTGGTGCCGCATTTCTTCCGCTCGATCTGCGATGCGTCCGGCGTGAACCTGCATCTGACGGTGCGCGGCGAAAACGATCACCACAAGGTCGAGGCCTGCTTCAAGGCGTTGGCGCGTGCATTGCGTCAGGCGATTCGCCGTGAGGGCAGCGCATTGCCCACCACCAAGGGCGCGCTATGA
- the hisS gene encoding histidine--tRNA ligase yields the protein MIKPRTPPGIMELLPREQIAFQRMLDVIRRNYERFGFLPIETPVFELSDVLLTKSGGETERQVYFVQSTGALANAAAAADEGAENGGLPELALRFDLTVPLARYVAEHEHDLSFPFRRYQMQRVYRGERAQRGRFREFYQCDIDVIGKDALSIRYDAEVLAVINAVFAELGIGDFKVQLNNRKLLRGFFESLGVAEGELQLAVLREVDKIDKRGADYVRDTLVGEGFGIAAEQVARILAFVAVRSEGHADALAQLQALEASVGASATLGEGIAELREVLELVKALGVPERAYCLNFSIARGLDYYTGTVYETTLTDHPQIGSICSGGRYESLASHYTKSRLPGVGISIGLTRLFWQLREAGLIQGIAESSVQAMVALMDETRLDDVLDIARRLRIAGINTEVQMEPKKVGKQFQYAARAGIRFVVLAGDDELARGVVAVKDLVREQQFDVARDELASTLLVELEQAKAMP from the coding sequence GTGATCAAGCCCCGTACGCCGCCCGGCATCATGGAATTGCTGCCGCGCGAGCAGATCGCGTTCCAGCGCATGCTGGACGTCATTCGCCGCAACTACGAGCGGTTCGGGTTCCTTCCGATCGAAACCCCGGTGTTCGAGCTGTCCGATGTGCTGCTGACCAAGTCCGGCGGCGAGACCGAGCGCCAAGTGTATTTCGTACAGTCCACCGGCGCGCTGGCCAATGCCGCAGCGGCCGCCGACGAGGGTGCCGAGAACGGTGGGCTGCCCGAGCTTGCATTGCGCTTCGACCTGACCGTGCCGCTGGCGCGCTATGTCGCCGAGCACGAGCACGACTTGAGCTTTCCATTCCGTCGTTATCAGATGCAGCGCGTGTACCGCGGCGAGCGTGCGCAACGCGGGCGCTTCCGTGAGTTCTACCAGTGCGATATCGACGTGATCGGCAAGGATGCGCTGAGCATCCGTTACGACGCCGAAGTCCTGGCGGTGATCAATGCGGTGTTCGCCGAGCTGGGCATCGGCGACTTCAAGGTGCAGTTGAACAACCGCAAGTTGCTGCGCGGCTTCTTCGAAAGCCTGGGCGTGGCTGAGGGCGAGTTGCAGCTTGCTGTACTGCGCGAGGTCGACAAGATCGACAAGCGCGGTGCCGACTATGTGCGCGACACATTGGTGGGCGAAGGCTTCGGCATCGCTGCCGAGCAGGTGGCCAGGATTCTCGCTTTCGTGGCGGTGCGCTCTGAAGGGCATGCCGATGCGCTGGCGCAGTTGCAGGCGCTGGAAGCGTCGGTCGGCGCCAGTGCGACGCTGGGCGAGGGCATTGCCGAGTTGCGCGAAGTGCTCGAGCTGGTCAAGGCGCTGGGCGTGCCCGAGCGCGCGTACTGCCTGAATTTCTCCATCGCGCGCGGGCTGGATTACTACACCGGCACCGTCTACGAGACCACGCTGACCGACCACCCGCAGATCGGCTCGATCTGCTCGGGCGGCCGTTACGAAAGCCTGGCCAGCCACTACACCAAGTCCAGATTGCCCGGCGTGGGCATCTCGATCGGCCTGACCCGCCTGTTCTGGCAGCTGCGCGAGGCCGGCCTGATCCAGGGCATCGCCGAAAGCAGCGTGCAGGCGATGGTGGCGCTGATGGACGAGACCCGCCTGGACGACGTGCTGGATATCGCACGTCGGCTGCGCATCGCTGGTATCAATACCGAGGTGCAGATGGAGCCGAAGAAGGTCGGCAAGCAGTTCCAGTACGCCGCACGCGCGGGCATCCGCTTCGTGGTGCTGGCCGGCGACGACGAGCTGGCGCGCGGCGTGGTGGCGGTGAAGGACCTGGTGCGCGAGCAGCAATTCGATGTCGCCCGCGACGAGCTGGCCAGCACTTTGCTGGTTGAGCTGGAACAGGCCAAGGCGATGCCGTAA
- a CDS encoding ISL3-like element ISXoo13 family transposase has protein sequence MTAKVFEAALGIGAPWSVGAVEFDEATKVLTVPVDFKPGTRFKVSGQKGLHPVHDTVVKTYRHLNFFQHECYLKVRTPRVKLGDGSVRLVEPDFAGRLSGFTLLFEALVLMLSQQMPFAAVARIVGESAYRCMQVCNRYVEMALEQADFSDVSSLAIDETSRARGHDYVTLAADAQARRVIFVTEGRDAKAVKALAADLAAHGCPPEQITSVSIDMSPAFIKGVSDQLPNAQITFDKFHVVGHANAAVDKTRRIEQRTEKSLKGMRWTLLKDVFSLKPTAGAALHGLITAPKLTRTARAWLYKEQLREALDRKQINVMREMLKHWCVCVMRSKVEAMKEVAALVRRHMDGIVAWAQTRQTNGFLEAINGLFQSAKRRARGFKRLSTIKTVIFLIAGKLDFQTFNPHARQPT, from the coding sequence ATGACGGCGAAGGTGTTTGAAGCGGCGCTGGGGATCGGCGCGCCGTGGTCGGTAGGCGCGGTCGAGTTCGACGAAGCGACCAAGGTGTTGACGGTGCCGGTGGACTTCAAGCCGGGCACGAGGTTCAAGGTATCGGGCCAAAAGGGGCTGCATCCGGTTCATGACACCGTGGTCAAGACCTACCGGCACCTGAACTTTTTCCAGCACGAGTGCTACCTGAAGGTTCGCACGCCGCGTGTGAAGCTTGGGGACGGATCGGTTCGCCTGGTCGAGCCGGACTTCGCTGGGCGGTTGTCGGGCTTCACGCTGTTGTTCGAGGCGCTGGTGCTGATGTTGTCGCAGCAAATGCCGTTCGCGGCCGTTGCGCGCATCGTGGGCGAGTCGGCGTACCGGTGCATGCAGGTGTGCAACCGCTATGTCGAGATGGCCCTGGAGCAGGCCGACTTCAGCGACGTCTCGTCGCTGGCCATCGACGAGACGTCGCGCGCTCGCGGCCACGACTATGTGACCTTGGCTGCCGACGCCCAGGCGCGACGCGTGATCTTCGTGACTGAGGGGCGGGACGCCAAAGCCGTGAAGGCGCTGGCTGCCGATCTGGCAGCTCATGGCTGCCCTCCCGAACAGATCACCTCGGTGAGCATCGACATGTCGCCCGCGTTCATCAAGGGCGTAAGCGACCAGTTGCCCAACGCGCAGATCACCTTCGACAAGTTCCACGTTGTCGGACATGCGAACGCGGCCGTGGACAAAACCAGGCGCATCGAGCAGCGCACCGAGAAGTCCCTCAAGGGCATGCGCTGGACGCTGCTCAAGGATGTCTTCAGCCTCAAACCGACGGCCGGCGCAGCGTTGCACGGGCTGATCACGGCACCCAAGCTCACACGGACGGCCCGCGCGTGGCTCTACAAGGAGCAGTTGCGCGAGGCGCTTGACCGAAAGCAGATCAACGTGATGCGCGAGATGCTCAAGCACTGGTGCGTCTGCGTGATGCGATCCAAGGTCGAGGCGATGAAGGAAGTCGCAGCCCTCGTGCGCCGCCACATGGACGGCATCGTCGCCTGGGCGCAGACCCGTCAGACCAACGGCTTCCTTGAAGCCATCAATGGCCTGTTCCAGTCCGCCAAGCGCAGAGCTCGCGGCTTCAAACGCCTGTCCACCATCAAGACCGTCATCTTCCTGATTGCCGGCAAGCTGGACTTCCAAACGTTCAACCCGCATGCCCGGCAACCCACTTGA
- a CDS encoding EthD family reductase, with product MIKVSVMYPYRDGARFDHAYYRDQHMPLVSARMGPACLKYTVDKGISGGDAGSPPAFIGMCHILCASQEAFNASFGPHAAEILGDIANYTDLTPVMQISEVVVG from the coding sequence ATGATCAAGGTCAGCGTGATGTACCCGTACCGCGACGGCGCCCGCTTCGATCACGCCTACTACCGCGACCAGCACATGCCGCTGGTGAGCGCGCGCATGGGGCCGGCCTGTTTGAAATACACGGTGGACAAAGGCATCAGCGGCGGCGACGCCGGCAGCCCGCCGGCGTTCATCGGGATGTGCCACATCCTTTGCGCGTCGCAGGAAGCCTTCAATGCCAGCTTCGGGCCGCATGCGGCGGAGATCCTGGGCGACATCGCCAACTACACCGACCTGACCCCGGTCATGCAGATCAGCGAAGTGGTGGTTGGCTGA
- the thrC gene encoding threonine synthase: MFISTRGGAPAASLSQAIAAGLAPDGGLYVPQTLPPARTLIAGAGLADTATALLQPFFEGDALAAELSAICAEAFDFPAPLVALGTPGDYALELFHGPTAAFKDFGARFLAACLTRLRRAEDRPLTILVATSGDTGAAVAAAFHRQPGLRVVVLYPDGRVSPRQAHQLGCFGDNIQALRVAGSFDDCQAMVKQALNDAALQTQVPLSSANSISLGRLLPQMSYYAHAALQHHAAWGDVLNLVVPTGNLGNALAAIIARALGVPLGRIALASNANHVLPDYFAGDAYAPQPSVATLANAMDVGAPSNFERLRWLYNGDDAALREEFRALSVDDAAIRHTVQQRFARYGEVHCPHTATAVHVLEQLRAEGAEGGTGDWAVAATAHPAKFEGVVEPLIGRTVEVPPALAALLQRPAQAEALAADYAAFRQRLLADAT, translated from the coding sequence ATGTTCATCTCCACCCGTGGCGGTGCCCCCGCCGCAAGCCTGAGCCAGGCCATTGCCGCCGGGCTGGCGCCCGATGGCGGCCTCTACGTGCCACAGACCCTGCCACCTGCCCGTACGCTGATTGCGGGCGCCGGCCTTGCCGACACCGCCACTGCGCTATTGCAGCCATTTTTCGAGGGCGATGCACTGGCGGCAGAACTCTCTGCCATCTGTGCCGAGGCCTTCGATTTCCCGGCGCCATTGGTGGCCTTGGGTACGCCGGGCGATTACGCGCTGGAGCTGTTTCATGGCCCCACCGCCGCATTCAAGGATTTCGGTGCGCGTTTCCTGGCGGCCTGCCTGACCCGCCTGCGCCGTGCCGAAGACCGCCCGCTCACCATCCTGGTCGCCACCTCCGGCGACACCGGTGCCGCCGTGGCCGCTGCGTTCCATCGGCAGCCTGGCCTGCGTGTGGTGGTGCTCTACCCGGACGGCCGCGTGTCGCCACGCCAGGCGCATCAGCTGGGGTGTTTCGGCGACAACATTCAGGCCCTGCGTGTGGCCGGCTCGTTCGACGACTGCCAGGCGATGGTCAAACAGGCCTTGAACGATGCCGCGTTGCAGACGCAGGTGCCGCTGAGTTCGGCCAACAGCATCAGCCTGGGCCGGCTGCTGCCGCAGATGAGTTACTACGCGCATGCCGCGCTGCAGCACCATGCGGCGTGGGGCGACGTGCTCAACCTGGTGGTGCCCACCGGCAACCTGGGCAACGCGCTGGCGGCGATCATCGCGCGCGCGCTCGGGGTGCCATTAGGCCGCATCGCGCTGGCCTCCAACGCCAACCATGTCTTGCCGGACTATTTCGCTGGCGACGCGTACGCGCCGCAGCCCAGCGTGGCCACGCTGGCCAATGCGATGGACGTGGGCGCGCCGAGCAATTTCGAGCGGCTGCGTTGGCTCTACAACGGCGACGATGCCGCCTTGCGCGAGGAATTCCGTGCGTTGTCGGTGGACGACGCAGCGATTCGCCACACCGTGCAGCAGCGTTTCGCGCGCTATGGCGAGGTGCATTGCCCGCATACCGCCACCGCGGTGCATGTGCTTGAACAACTGCGTGCCGAGGGCGCGGAGGGCGGCACCGGCGATTGGGCGGTGGCGGCCACGGCGCATCCGGCCAAGTTCGAAGGCGTGGTGGAGCCATTGATCGGCCGGACGGTGGAGGTTCCGCCGGCGCTGGCCGCGCTGCTGCAGCGCCCAGCGCAAGCCGAAGCACTGGCGGCGGACTATGCGGCTTTCCGGCAGCGTCTGCTTGCGGATGCGACCTGA
- the hisG gene encoding ATP phosphoribosyltransferase: protein MSASTAAPARDRLRIAIQKSGRLAEPARSLLAACGLSWRQSRDKLFCYGESLPVDLLLVRDDDIPGLIADGVCDLGIVGQNELEEQAAERRGNGLPAAYHAVRGVGFGQCRLMLAVPEEWDWQGVAQLAGKRIATSYPAILADWLERQGIEATVVELSGSVEIAPRLGTADLICDLVSSGATLAANQLKPVELVMESEAVLAGAVREPADARAGLLAMLLRRMDGVLKLRDSKLLMFRADQDNVDALRRLLPDADPLVQLPDDGNGVLRLQTMCHGAVTWQRLEELERAGAQGLMVLTVERSLA, encoded by the coding sequence ATGAGTGCTTCCACGGCAGCGCCGGCACGTGACCGGCTGCGTATCGCCATCCAGAAGAGCGGCCGCCTGGCCGAGCCGGCGCGCAGCCTGCTGGCCGCCTGCGGGCTGAGCTGGCGGCAGAGCCGCGACAAGCTGTTCTGCTACGGCGAATCGTTGCCGGTGGACCTGCTGCTGGTGCGCGACGACGACATCCCCGGCCTGATCGCCGATGGCGTCTGCGACCTGGGTATCGTCGGTCAGAACGAACTGGAAGAGCAGGCCGCCGAGCGCCGCGGTAATGGTTTGCCGGCCGCCTACCACGCGGTGCGTGGGGTCGGTTTCGGTCAATGCCGCTTGATGCTGGCCGTGCCGGAAGAGTGGGACTGGCAGGGCGTGGCGCAATTGGCCGGCAAGCGCATCGCCACCAGCTACCCGGCGATCCTGGCCGATTGGCTGGAGCGTCAAGGCATCGAAGCGACGGTGGTGGAGTTGTCAGGTTCGGTGGAAATCGCCCCGCGCCTGGGTACCGCCGATCTGATCTGCGATCTGGTCTCCAGCGGTGCCACCCTGGCCGCCAACCAGCTCAAGCCGGTCGAACTGGTAATGGAAAGCGAAGCGGTGCTGGCCGGCGCAGTGCGCGAGCCCGCCGATGCGCGTGCCGGCCTCCTGGCAATGCTGCTGCGGCGCATGGACGGCGTGCTCAAGCTGCGCGACAGCAAGCTGCTGATGTTCCGCGCCGACCAAGACAACGTGGATGCACTGCGGCGTCTGCTGCCGGATGCCGATCCGTTGGTGCAGTTGCCGGACGATGGCAATGGCGTGCTGCGCCTGCAGACCATGTGCCACGGTGCGGTGACCTGGCAACGCCTGGAAGAACTCGAACGCGCAGGTGCGCAAGGCTTGATGGTATTGACGGTGGAGCGCTCGCTGGCATGA
- the hisH gene encoding imidazole glycerol phosphate synthase subunit HisH, protein MTDVALIDAGGANLGSVRYALERLGVEARVVRDAAGLQGAQRVILPGVGAAPEVMSRLRAQGLVAPLRELQVPLIGICLGMQLLFEHSEEGDVECLGLLPGIVRHMTPALGIRVPHMGWNRLVPMRESALLAGLPERASAYFVHGYAAPVTADTVAACDHGGLFTAIVQNGLRCGAQFHPERSADTGARILHNFLEMSFP, encoded by the coding sequence ATGACCGATGTTGCGCTGATCGATGCCGGTGGCGCCAATCTGGGCTCGGTGCGCTATGCATTGGAGCGACTGGGCGTTGAGGCACGCGTGGTGCGCGATGCAGCCGGCTTGCAGGGCGCGCAGCGGGTGATACTGCCTGGTGTTGGCGCTGCGCCAGAGGTGATGTCGCGTTTGCGCGCGCAGGGCTTGGTCGCGCCATTGCGCGAGCTGCAGGTGCCGTTGATCGGTATCTGCTTAGGGATGCAGTTGCTGTTCGAACATTCCGAAGAAGGCGATGTCGAGTGCCTGGGTCTGCTGCCGGGCATCGTGCGGCATATGACGCCTGCGCTTGGCATTCGTGTGCCGCATATGGGCTGGAATCGGCTGGTGCCGATGCGCGAATCCGCGTTGCTGGCCGGTTTGCCGGAGCGCGCCAGTGCGTATTTCGTGCATGGTTACGCGGCGCCGGTCACGGCCGACACCGTGGCTGCCTGCGATCACGGCGGCCTGTTCACTGCCATCGTGCAGAACGGCTTGCGCTGCGGCGCGCAGTTTCACCCTGAGCGGTCGGCCGACACCGGTGCACGCATCCTGCACAATTTTCTTGAGATGAGCTTCCCATGA